In Oreochromis niloticus isolate F11D_XX linkage group LG5, O_niloticus_UMD_NMBU, whole genome shotgun sequence, a single window of DNA contains:
- the ift52 gene encoding intraflagellar transport protein 52 homolog, translating into MEKEQYNSVVFNASKRELFTTNSGYKSMQKRLKAQWKIQSIKEELSLDKLKSVKLWITAGPRERFTASEMEALKVYLDGGGNILVMLGEGGEMKYDTNINFLLEDFGVMVNNDAVVRNVYYKYFHPKEALVSNGVLNREISRAAGKVVTGIIEDENVGNNAQALTFVYPYGATLTVVKPAVAVLSTGSVCFPLNRPVLAFYQGKNSGKLAVLGSCHMFSDQYIDKEENNKIMDVVLQWLMTDNIQLNQIDAEDPEITDYTMLPDTGCLSEQLRVCLQEGDENPRDFTSLFDMSLFNLSTDTLPQVISAYKQLNVKAEPLQLIAPQFETPLPQLQPAVFPPALNDLPPPMLDLFDLDETFSSEKVRLAQLTNKCTDDDLEFYVRKCGEILGVTPKLDKEQRDAKHILEHIFFQVVEFKKLNQEHDMDPEARFTPL; encoded by the exons ATGGAGAAGGAACAGTACAACAGCGTGGTCTTCAATGCTTCAAAAAGAGAGCTTTTTACTACGAACAGTGGCTACAAATCCATGCAGAAGAGACTAAAAGCTCAGTGGAAAATCCAAAG CATAAAAGAAGAGCTGTCATTGGATAAGCTGAAGAGTGTCAAGTTGTGGATAACTGCAGGTCCAAGGGAGAGGTTCACAGCGTCAGAG aTGGAGGCGCTGAAAGTCTACCTGGATGGAGGAGGGAATATCTTGGTCATGCTCGGTGAAGGAGGAGAAATGAAGTATGACACAAACATCAATTTCCTCCTGGAGGACTTCGGAGTAATGGTCAACAATG ATGCTGTGGTGAGGAATGTGTACTACAAATACTTCCATCCTAAGGAGGCGCTTGTGTCGAATGGTGTACTGAACAG GGAGATCAGTCGTGCTGCTGGAAAAGTGGTCACGGGAATCATTGAAGATGAAAATGTTGGAAACAATGCACA GGCGCTCACATTTGTGTACCCGTACGGTGCCACACTGACCGTGGTGAAGCCGGCCGTGGCTGTTCTTTCAACGGGCTCCGTCTGCTTTCCCCTCAACAGGCCTGTCCTGGCTTTCTATCAGGGCAAG aatTCTGGCAAACTGGCTGTCTTGGGTTCCTGCCACATGTTCAGTGATCAATACATAGACAAAGAGGAGAACAATAAAATCATG GACGTTGTGCTTCAGTGGCTCATGACCGATAACATTCAGCTGAATCAGATTGATGCCGAAGACCCAGAG ATCACAGATTACACAatgctgccagacactggctgTTTGTCTGAACAGCTCAGAGTGTGCTTACAAGAAGGAGACGAAAACCCACGGGACTTCACCTCTCTCTTTGATATGTCTTTGTTCAATCTGTCGACTGACACCTTACCCCAAGTCATCAG TGCTTACAAGCAGCTTAATGTGAAAGCTGAGCCACTGCAGCTGATTGCACCGCAGTTTGAAACTCCTCTGCCTCAGCTTCAGCCTGct GTCTTTCCACCTGCCTTAAATGATTTGCCACCACCCATGCTGGACCTGTTCGATCTAGACGAAACATTCTCGTCGGAGAAAGTGCGACTGGCACAGCTCACCAATAAGT GTACAGACGATGACCTTGAATTCTACGTCCGGAAATGTGGTGAAATTCTCGGAGTGACTCCTAAGTTGGATAAAGAGCAGAGGGATGCCAAGCACATCTTGGAACACATTTTCTTCCAGGTTGTAGAGTTCAAGAAACTAAATCAG GAACACGATATGGATCCTGAGGCCCGGTTCACTCCGCTGTGA
- the mybl2b gene encoding v-myb avian myeloblastosis viral oncogene homolog-like 2b: MSRWPRGEDGEEAMHQDTDSDVAEQRDGGKVKVKWTQEEDDKLKTLVQKLGPNDWKTIASYIPNHTEHQCQHRWFKVLDPELVKGPWTKEEDEKVIELVNLYGNKQWALVAKHLKGRLGKQCRERWHNHLNPSVKKSSWTAEEDLIIYKAHCLLGNRWAEIAKLLPGRTDNAVKNHWNSTIKRKLEMGFYSGEVFRPNELEELWARVSKDGQMPSCSQDSSDKDSEQKIPPSLQETAKAGPSKAGLSKSVPSPSNSLSPKSEVDSTGGLNSTSWVVDSSGFLSPTGPALKEVLDMVDGDLDGWCNLAAFDLPEDSPSPERHQFRLEGSALQELSKGSKGELIPISPGGVTPPSILSHRSRRCIALSPDANKSMTPKSTPVKILPFSPSQFLNMWTKQDTHDLENPSLTSTPVCSQKAIVTTPLQRDKTPLTQKENSVFVTPNHKSELCTPRTPTPFKNAMEKYGPLQPLPQTPNLEDDINEVILRDAGIDLIMRLTPPEQRRKTVHRPPMKKVRKSLALDVMDCQVMPTSKRKSAKHNIKEEPMLISVSSSPLSSKRHENILDQGFLLGPSDSAIFPSTGSPVPMSKEWEMVVCGQTKDQLIMTEKARRYLRSLKSHAPSRALILS, from the exons ATGTCCCGGTGGCCGCGCGG TGAGGATGGAGAGGAGGCCATGCATCAGGACACTGATTCTGATGTGGCAGAGCAGAGGGATGGAGGGAAAGTGAAGGTGAAATGGACTCAAGAGGag GATGACAAGCTTAAAACGCTGGTTCAAAAACTGGGACCAAATGACTGGAAAACCATAGCCAGCTACATACCT aatcATACTGAACATCAGTGTCAGCATCGCTGGTTTAAAGTCTTGGACCCAGAATTAGTGAAAGGCCCCTGGACTAAAGAGGAAGATGAGAAG GTTATAGAGCTTGTGAATCTTTATGGCAACAAACAGTGGGCGCTGGTAGCCAAGCACCTGAAAGGCAGACTGGGGAAGCAGTGCAGAGAGCGCTGGCACAACCACCTCAATCCCAGCGTTAAGAAGTCTTCGTGGACGGCTGAGGAGGACCTCATCATCTATAAGGCTCACTGCCTGCTTGGCAATCGCTGGGCTGAGATCGCAAAACTGCTCCCTGGAAG GACGGACAATGCAGTGAAGAATCACTGGAATTCGACCATCAAACGGAAGTTAGAGATGGGCTTCTACTCCGGGGAGGTCTTCAGGCCCAATGAGCTGGAGGAGCTGTGGGCTCGTGTTAGCAAGGATGGTCAG ATGCCCAGTTGCTCTCAAGACAGTTCAGACAAGGACTCGGAGCAGAAGATCCCTCCTTCA CTGCAGGAAACAGCTAAAGCTGGCCCCAGCAAAGCTGGGCTGTCAAAGTCTGTTCCCTCTCCAAGCAACAGTCTGAGCCCCAAGAGTGAGGTGGACAGCACAGGAGGACTGAACAGCACTAGCTGGGTGGTGGACAGCTCCGGATTCCTGTCTCCCACTGGCCCAGCTCTGAAGGAAGTGTTAGACATGGTGGATGGG GATCTTGATGGCTGGTGCAACCTCGCAGCCTTTGACCTCCCCGAGGACAGTCCCAGCCCAGAGCGACATCAGTTTCGTCTGGAAGGCAGCGCCTTGCAGGAACTAAGCAAAGGAAGCAAAGGAGAACTCATCCCCATCTCTCCTGGAGGCGTCACACCCCCCTCCATACTGAGCCACCGGAGCCGAAGGTGCATCGCTTTGTCTCCCGACGCCAACAAGTCCATGACTCCTAAGAGCACCCCTGTCAAAATCTTGCCCTTTTCTCCATCTCAA tttctcaaCATGTGGACTAAGCAGGACACTCATGACTTAGAGAACCCGTCTCTCACGTCCACACCTGTGTGTAGCCAGAAAGCCATTGTTACCACCCCGCTGCAGCGAGACAAGACGCCTCTCACTCAAAAAGAAAACTCAGT TTTTGTTACACCCAACCACAAGTCTGAGCTGTGTACCCCACGAACTCCAACACCGTTTAAAAATGCCATGGAGAAGTACGGGCCTCTGCAGCCTCTG CCTCAGACTCCCAACCTCGAGGACGACATAAATGAGGTCATCTTGAGAGATGCAGGGATCGACTTAATCATGCGCTTAACTCCACCCGAACAGAGGCGCAAAACTGTG CATCGCCCTCCTATGAAGAAAGTGCGTAAATCGTTGGCCCTGGATGTAATGGACTGCCAGGTGATGCCTACATCCAAACGTAAATCAGCCAAACACAACATCAAG GAAGAACCGATGTTGATTTCTGTCAGCTCTTCACCACTTAGCAGCAAGCGGCACGAAAACATTTTGGATCAGGGCTTCCTTTTGGGACCAAGTGACAGTGCCATATTTCCCAGCACAGGCTCCCCAGTTCCA ATGTCAAAGGAATGGGAAATGGTTGTTTGCGGTCAAACTAAAGACCAGTTAATAATGACAGAGAAAGCCCGGCGCTACCTTCGCTCACTAAAATCCCACGCTCCTAGCCGGGCTCTGATCCTGTCCTGA